Proteins encoded together in one Gemmatimonadaceae bacterium window:
- a CDS encoding ABC transporter permease, giving the protein LGSMRVTEQIDALNTLGTDPIKKLVTPRVLAALIMLPILTIINDLIGIIGGNIIAKFIVDIPSSLYWRTVWEQIASDGFLLRYIPNDFVQGLSKPLVFGGIISITACYFGLGTTGGTEGVGQSTTRTVVTSSILILIVDYFLTQLLLSVLATS; this is encoded by the coding sequence CTGGGCTCCATGCGCGTCACCGAGCAGATCGATGCGCTCAACACCCTCGGCACCGATCCAATCAAGAAGCTCGTGACGCCCCGCGTCCTCGCGGCGCTGATCATGCTTCCGATTCTCACGATCATCAACGACTTGATCGGAATCATCGGCGGCAATATCATCGCGAAATTCATCGTCGATATCCCGAGCTCACTCTATTGGCGTACGGTCTGGGAACAGATCGCTTCGGACGGTTTCCTGTTGCGGTATATCCCAAATGATTTCGTGCAGGGGCTCTCCAAGCCTCTGGTCTTCGGCGGCATAATTTCGATTACTGCCTGCTATTTCGGTCTCGGTACTACTGGCGGCACCGAAGGCGTCGGCCAGAGTACGACGCGCACCGTCGTCACGTCGAGCATCCTGATTCTCATCGTCGACTATTTCCTCACGCAGTTGCTGCTTTCCGTGCTCGCGACCTCATGA